Below is a genomic region from Henckelia pumila isolate YLH828 chromosome 3, ASM3356847v2, whole genome shotgun sequence.
GTTCGGGTTGAAcccaaaatatttgatttctttaatttttaacaatataattaaatacacgtaataataatcaatatattttgatttaattacataaataacaaaaatcccATTTATATagttttatataattaaattcgAAAGTTTAATTGtacgaaatttaaaatatgtttactacacaaaataaaactatttttaaaaataaatgtttaaGGGTGGTATATCGTATTGTAACGAAAATTAAGGTATAAGAAAATGTTATACCGATATCGTACTGAAacttttggtataccgaaattttcggaaCATATAAATAGCATACCGATCATACTGAGATTTTACAGTATACCGAAATTTCGATACGATATTGGCATATACCGTTTTATACCGAAAAAAaccttatattttaaaaaatttaaaaatttattgtttataaatattatatattttttcgttATATCGGTATACCGGTATATAtcgaaatttttaaatttcataccATTACCGTACCCAAAAAATTCAGTATCATTACCGTACCGTACTGAAATCTTCAgtataccgaaaattcgatattttttcaGTAAGGTAACTTCGATATTCCAAAAATTCGGTATTTTTCTCAACCCctatattttacaaaataattattacatgtTAAAAATCTATGATAcaatatacaataatttttttccaaatatacaatatatataagtAAATATTTCTTATCTTAATTCTATAAATaagtacaaaattttttttaaaaatttctcaaACCAAACCCGAATAAATCAATAGCGAGACCCGAACTCGACTAACACAATCAACTCAAACCTAGCTacatgatttgattttttaattttttttaacaaaatattaattattacacataataataataataataataataataataataataaatatattttaacttaaatacataataataaaatttcgtttatatatgatttaaatttgaaagtttaattttaaaatatatttactaaaaaaatataaataattattatttttgttaaactcagtaaaaaattatatatattttcattattatttttttaaaattttataaaataataactttTATTGAACTCGGTAAAATTAATTCTATAAGtcatagaataaaaaaataatatttagtgAATTTTTTTTAGCAACACAAAGAATTgtatgttgaaaaaaaaaagaaatttttaaaaagttttgagAAACTTtcctaattttataaaatatataactctCTATATAAAACTTTATGTACATATAACATTATCCAAATTATATACATACACACGAATGGAAGGATTTGTTCGTTTCGAATAGTTTTGTAACTTTAAAAGTAGCATGTAAATTTGTAATCGAGTCTGTAatcaaacatgcatatatagcatttttttattgttgatgTCTTGAAACAAAGAGAAGTATTAATATGCCATACCTGCGTATATCCATTGAACCAAACCATTTGGAAAAATGAACTTTGGATTATGGAAACGAAAATAATATTGTGATTGAATATTTGGTTGGAAAAAAAGGTTGAAATTAAGATCAATTAAAATACGATATTGATCAAGTTTTTTGTACATATACTTGCTGCATGATATCCCAGGGATGTACTATCGGAATACTGTGCAAGAACACGGGCGCTGGTAGGTAAATTGGTGAAAGGGGTATCCCAAAGTTTGGGGCTCGATGACGGTGAAATGGAGGAAGCTTTGGATTTGGCATCGAGTTTTCAACTTTTCAGCGCAAACTTTTATCCGCCATGCCCGCAACCGGAACTTGCACTGGGCATGACACCACATTCTGATCATGGGCTCTTCACAATTCTGATACAGAATGGAGTAGGGGGGCTACAGATTCAACATGATGGCGTATGGGTTAATGTCAATGCCATCCCCGGCTCTATCTTGGTCAACACCGCCGACCATCTCGAGGTAATTGGTTGGATCTTTTTCTAACTGTACAACAACTCAATCGCCATGTGATTGATACATGATTGTTTTATCTGGCGTAGATATTTAGTAATGGTAAATACAAAAGCGTGTTGCACCGAGCTGTTGTGAACAGTGGAAGGACGAGGATTTCCATTGCCATCGCAAACAGTCCATCGCTGGACACAGTGGTTGCCCCTTGTCCAAAGCTTGTGCAAACAGAACTAGGATGTGCACCAGCATATGTCCCAATGAAGTACAAGGAATACCTTTTGTCCCAACAAAGTAGCAAACTTGATGGAAAAGCCAGATTGCAACAAGTCAAGGTCTTGGGTGGCTGATTCCGGATTCTGTATGGAATTATTTTCGTgtattttcaaataaacttctgTTTGTAATTGCTTATATGATTCATAAAAACTCCTATGCGACAGTTCATGGGTCAATTTCTTAAACGGGTATCCTATTTGACTTGACTCATGATCCGTGAATCCCGTCTCACTGACTCATAGGTGACCTACTATATATAATCAGCATGTTGTATTTGTGGATCTGATCGATGGACTTTTAGGTTTACCAATGAAACGCAATATTAATGTATACGGAAAGATAATCGACCATATTCACAAGACCTTGTTTTTATTTACAAATTCAATGATCCACAAGTACGACTGGTACTCTTGCATGAGTTTTTCACTAGTATATGAAGAGACTGACTACAAAACATGATAAATTCCTTGTGGAATGAATTAGTTTGTATGAAACAGAAATTGCAATTTAAAAATCATTGCACTATTCTGTTATTATGCCACATGGACTCTACAACAAATGGTATAGTTGCTTCTGAACTTGTAAAGATTACCTCCGGGGAATCTGGAGATGGAAATGAAGTCTAATTTCGGCGGCGGTGGGCTTTTTTACGTCGTCTTGAATTGTCGGAAGCCATTTGAGTTGATTCCACAGGCAGCACAGTACCTCCTCTAATACCATCTGAATCTGTCATGTTTTTGAGTTTTCTTTGGGCTTCAAGATAAACCTTTAGGTCTCTAACCTGCAATTGAAATGCAAAACTTCTTACATCGATGGGTGAGTGAGGAAGCTGAAAGTAAAGAAGGTGAAGAAGCAAAACCAATACCTGTTCTTTTAAATCCGTTATTTTTTCATCCCTAGACTTGAGAGACAATCTTTCCCTGCAAAAGAACGTTTTCTTGAGATGAATCGATCCACTTACAAAGCCTTCAAATATCCAGgttaatttttatttcaataaatGAAAACTTCTTGATTCTATCCTCGAAGTGGCCTTTCAAGAATAGATGGTTGTTCTAAGTAGTACATTACAGATTTATACCAAGCACCGAGTATTTAAGACAAAACTGAAGGGGGCGAAAGAGGGTTACCTTTCCTCCAGTTCCCTCAACTTAATCTGCAGGAGTTCTTGTTTCTTTGTAAGATCTCGATTCCTCTGAAACAACCAAAATTGAAGATACATTTTACATCAACATCTATAGGGATGCTATTTTCAGTAATCACACAAAATCACACTGATGAAATCCAAGAGTCCTGACGCAGAGAATTGGAAGCTCACATCTTCGACAACCTTCTTTTCCTCTCCATATTTTTCTAATTTATATTGTAAATCATGGGTCCTCGAAAATATGGCCTTTTCAACTGCTTTCACTATCGAACTTTCTTTTCTACTTTTCGCCTCTGCGAGTAAAGATTCATAATGCTGCAAGATGATAGAAGATAAAATCATCGACAAATTAAATGAAACTCGATAGGTTTCTTAAAACTTGTTTATGATTTATGAAGGTAACAGTCCACCCAATTGACATCTCTATGTGAGAATTAATGTTTAAATATCATAAACAACACGTTATTACAGCGTCGAGATAAAATTCAAGTCAATACTTTGGTCTCAAATAGTCTAGGCTGAACTTACTTGTCTCTGGATATCCAGCTGACTCGCAAGAAGACGGTTGTACTCATCCAGAATCTATCagcaaaagaaataaaaacaacataaaaatGAAATACATCTAAACATAAAGGTTACTAATCTGTATAATAAGTAGTCTATTCTGACAGGCTTGATACTATTTTGCTTTTAGATATACCGCTTCAGTTTTGCTGGTAATGATGGCACCACCTAGTCCATCCTCTTCATTATATCCATGAGAATCGTATTCGTCAACTGAACTACACCGCGAATTGACAATCGCTGCTTTCCCATCAATTTTTGAATGATTCAACCGATGAACATATTTGTCGCCGACATAATCCCAGATTTGTTGCGTTTCCAGTTCGAGTGAAAAATGATGTTTCTTGTCACTCCAATGTCCACTAGCATGGCCTTTTTCATACCTGTAGTGCCAAAAAAGTATAATTTCACATCAAATGAGACAAGATATGAACAATTAAAATTGGTCATGAACACCAATATTCAGAGCCTGAAATTAGAAATTTTCTAATGAAAAGATTTTACCTTCCACATCCAACAAAACCACAGATCAAACAGATCCAAAGGTTCTTGAAAGTTCCACACACAGCACAGGCAGGTTTTTCATCCTCTCGCTGACAAAGTCGACAAACCTGCAAACAAGATGGGACAGGAAAGACCACgaatattttgagagacagaGAGGGAAGAAATTTGGAATTCATTTGGCTCTCTGGAATCACACTGAACGTGTTGGTTAAATTGAGCTCCTCAGAGTTCACTCATTCAAAAGAAAGTTACAAAATACTTATTCATGAATTTGTCACTCCTTCACTACATCTCCTATAAATTTAAGACCTGAGTTCAATGGTTTATCGCGTCTTTCTGAGTTTGATAGACTGCCACATTCCAGACTGCTTAACTATAATATCCCAATCACTAGTCCAACAAAATTTCCATATTATAGCATGTTCCAGCAACTCATTGATCTCATCCATTCACCCATTTTCCAGTCTAAAAACACGttacaaaatttatttaactgtTTAAGCAATGCAACCCAATGTGAATAGGATTTGTCACAAAACAACTCTCACAACAGTCCTAAGCCGAATTTAAAGAAATTTCAAGAAGTTGAAGAACTAACAACAGCAATACCACGTCAAAATCAACAGAGTCTTTTATAATTCCAATCTAAACACACCTAAAATTAAAGTAAGTTAATAGGAACATAATCAGCAGTAACTCGACCAAATATTCCATAGAAAAGTGAAGTTATTGAATGAACAATATGGTTAACACAGTATCACATCTGGAAAAAAGAAgagataaataaattaaaagtaCGACAAGAAAAATAGGTGACATACCTGGCAAGACAAGTAAGTCCACTTCGAAACACAAGCACATTGAA
It encodes:
- the LOC140886881 gene encoding BRAP2 RING ZnF UBP domain-containing protein 1 gives rise to the protein MFTLKIHTIDFPQQLRTTVTFAAGNAINGDGDVKPAELMGVAHLFRQLPMTPSAAVFSTVANISIRTTLVFVVAVPNYMSSDDFLIFCGPDLSSFTDILFLRNEGMEDRYSVLIWLENQLAADGFYCSFNGKRFKPSEVEVCHIYFSQSLEYTESDELACVPPHDYTELPSCPVCLERLDPDTSGIQSTLCDHSFQCACVSKWTYLSCQVCRLCQREDEKPACAVCGTFKNLWICLICGFVGCGRYEKGHASGHWSDKKHHFSLELETQQIWDYVGDKYVHRLNHSKIDGKAAIVNSRCSSVDEYDSHGYNEEDGLGGAIITSKTEAILDEYNRLLASQLDIQRQHYESLLAEAKSRKESSIVKAVEKAIFSRTHDLQYKLEKYGEEKKVVEDRNRDLTKKQELLQIKLRELEERERLSLKSRDEKITDLKEQVRDLKVYLEAQRKLKNMTDSDGIRGGTVLPVESTQMASDNSRRRKKAHRRRN
- the LOC140886882 gene encoding 2-oxoglutarate-dependent dioxygenase 19-like, which produces MASSNLKPSSLICIKKLSESLNLTSNIIPSNYVHFENPTESTTAVDDLQDSIPTIDISLLTSDDPDQRSKAIQDLDKACQEWGFFMAVNHGIAEELMQKMIEISEEFFNLGEEEKPEFDPKNVLEPIRYGTSFNTAREKVHCWKDFLKLVVHPHFHSPQKPQAFRDVLSEYCARTRALVGKLVKGVSQSLGLDDGEMEEALDLASSFQLFSANFYPPCPQPELALGMTPHSDHGLFTILIQNGVGGLQIQHDGVWVNVNAIPGSILVNTADHLEIFSNGKYKSVLHRAVVNSGRTRISIAIANSPSLDTVVAPCPKLVQTELGCAPAYVPMKYKEYLLSQQSSKLDGKARLQQVKVLGG